TTTGGTAAAAATAATGCACTTTCTGAACTTTGTCCATTCTTAAAGTGCAGATGATAAATGAAAAGAGACCGAGAATGCTAGTCAAAATTTGTGTCaaccaattaattaattatgccTGAGTTCTGAATTTGTTGGATTCAACCATATTAATCCTTTGTATCAATTCTCCTTTCAGTAGATAATGCCTAGGTGGGTATGCCCAAACGAATTCCATATATATAGATGATTCTTCATTTAGATTATCTTGTGTTCATCAACCTACAGGTAGAGTGGATAGAGAGGAAAATTAGGATTCTAGTGGTCCTGTGGAGAGTTCAAGAGTTTTGTACAATTTTTGCCCCATCGTTCAAGCTTTCATACACTACAGTGATTATTCCTTAGGCTTCCTATCCTTGCTCGTAAGCCAAGTGTTTGTAGGTTGTGGAGATCCAACTGGAAAAGGGAGCTTGTGTATAACATTGTGAATGTACAAATTAGGATGTAAAACAACCCTCAAGTATAATACCAGCATAAATGCAGCGGTTGGTTTTCTCTTAGCAGTAGCACTGGTGGTGGCCTGATGGAGGTGGTTATAAGTGGGGCTGTTGGTTTCAGAATAAATGGAGCCTTCATAAAGGAGCAGTTGGTTCTCTTAATTTTGGATACTAGTAGTAACTTGTGATAGTAGATAGTAGATACTAAAAGTCTAGAATTTGAATGACTCAATAATTCATAAGAAAAGCAATACTAGAACTCTAAAAATCTATTCTTCTTCAAGATTTTCCTATTCTTGAAGTCCAAAATCCATTTCATTATATTGctcctcatcttcttcctcctctGATTCTTCATCAATTAGGGTCCGAGACTGACTTGAACTTGCAGATGTTGTATGTATCCTTTGCCCTTGTCAAGTGACCTTGAACTTGAACAACTTTCCTAAAAGATCATAGATATTCTCGTTATCTCCAACTGTCGTAGCGATAGTACCCCAATCAAGATCACCTCCCTTATATACTAGTTCATTTTCTTGATCTTGGGACATCCAACTAACCATTCATTTGCTACATCAATATTATCCAAGGAAGTTGCATCAATGGTGTCACGAGCACCATAATGACTTTTCAATGTCTTATTGTACACTAGATTATTGAAACGCGATACAAGCCTATTTCTCTTCTTGGAATGAATTTGCATATAAGTTGTAGAGATTAATTAATAGATACtaacaataatataatatagaaaTGATGATATAAAATCTTGTGTTCAAACACACTTCAATTTCGCTCACATCCGGATAAGCTGCATGTTAGACTTAGGGGTGTTTAGATTGGCTTTTTTTAAgtggcttataagttaaaagttaaaagcTAAAACTCATAAGTTGGGAACATCCAACTTTTGCCTTTATTTTGGGTACTTTTTCAGTCTAAAAAAGTGCTTTTAAGCACTTTTTGTGTTACTCAAACACtttcaaaactaaaaaatgGCTTAAAAGtcaaaagccaatccaaacacccACTTAATACTTTCATGACGAAATTTTGCAAGGTTGGAGTTTGACTACCAttaaattatagaaaaataaatttaaaggtTGACAAGTATTAACAAGTCAAATAACTTAAGTAAAGCTATAAAGAACTAAACCAACTCACTTATCTGGTGACCTTGAGTCTTTGACTCTTTGAGCTTGACGATAACCAAACATACCATCTGCAATTTTGTACTTACGTACTTAGTAAGCTCAACGACTAGTATATCTTGTGTTGTTATACTGCGTTTCATCTTCTCAACACATCTATGATAATTCATCCACACTTCTGAATCTGAATTGTCATTTTTCAGAGCAATATAATACAACCTATGGTTCAAAATATGGCCTGTTGCATACAAAGGCCGATGGAGTTGGTCAGTCTACTTTGCATCAATAATTTCGAACACTTTCTCATATTGCCTCCAAACTCCACCAAAAGCTCGTTCAATAGTTTTATTGGCTCTATCCATTGCTTCATAAATATAGCCCATTGGTGGGATTTTTTCCCTATCCACCAAAAGAAGCACTTGCATCAAAGGACTACAAACTTTTAAGTGCCCAGACAACATCTTTCCAAAAGTGTGCAGAAAAAAGATGGTTGACAACTTCTTTCCCTAAAATTTCTTTTGCAAATTCATTCGGTTGAGAGGACCAGagttctcaagtttttcttttGTATGTACATAGCTTGTGTTGCAAAGTCAAGAAGGTCGTTGCAGATCTTGTCTTGGTCGGTTTCACCAAATTTCTTTCATTGGTgaattttttaatgaagttcAACAACAATGACCTTTGACTAAGGTAAGAATGGATCTTGATGGCCTTCTTAAAAATTGTAAAAGTAATATTATGTAATTAGTAGCTAATAAGTATTAAGTATTAACTATAAAGAAAGTTAGAACATAGGAGAATTATATTATCTGAAGCATATGGGTTAATCTTGAATATGTCACCAAACATCAAATTGAGGCAATGAGCAACACATGACGTCCAATAAATGTGTGGGTACAGACCCACCATCATGTCACCTGCTTAACATTCTCACAAGCATTATTTGTGATAATTTGTTCAACATTTTATGATCCGATTCTCTCAATAGTGCTCTCGAACAAGTTGTACATTTTGGTTGAATCGGTAGATTCGTTGGTAGCATCAACAGATTCAAGAAACACACTACCTAATGGAGaatttctcaaaatattgaTGATCATTTTACCATTTCGTGTCATCCATTTGTCATCATAATGGTAAATCCAAATTTTCTCTAGTGCACTTTATGGTCATTAACAATCTTGTCCATTTTTCTCACATCTTTTTTTAGGTGTGTAACTCTAACTTCATGAAAGGAAAGGTATGAGACTTCATTTTTGGGCCATGTTATCCTACAACCTCAATGAATTTATCAAATGTTGTCCTGGGCCCAGGAATGAAGCCTCCTACCTTTCATGAAGTTGGAGTTACTCACCTAAAAAAGAGGTGAAGAAAGTGGACAAGATTGTTGGTGAGCATAAAGTGCAATGGAGAAAGTTTGGTAAAATGATCatcaatattttggtgaattatCCAATAGATAGTGTGTTTCTTGGTTCCGTTGATGCTAGTATCGAATCTACCATTATACCAAAATGCACAACTTGTTTGAGAGCACTATTGAGAGAATCGGATCGGAAAATGTTGTACAAGTTGTCAGTGATAATTCTAGTGAGAATGTTAGTGGGTGACATGATGAGTGTGTACCCACACATTTATTGGACTCTATGTGCTGCTCATTGCATAAATTTGATTTCTGGTGACATATTCAAGATTAATCTGTATGCTTCGGGTAATATAACTCTCCTATCCTCTAACTTTCTTTATAGTTAATACTTATTAGCTACTAATTACTATAATATTACTTTTACAGTTTTGAAGAAGGCCATCAAGATCCATTCTTACATTAGTCaaaggttgtttttgttgaacATAATGAAAAAATTCACCAATAAAAGGAATTTGGTGAAACCGACCGAGATAAGATTTGCAATGGTCTTCTTGACTTTGCAAGCTATGTACGTACaaaagaaaaacttgagaactCTAGTCCTCAATCGAATGAATTTCAAGTAGATTTGCAAAGGAAATTTTGGGGAAAGAAGTTGCCAACCATCTTATTTCTGCACACTTTTGAAATGATGTTGTCCGGGCACTTAAAGTTTGCGGTCCTTTGACGAAAGTGCTTCATTTGGTGGATGGGAATAAAACCCACCAATGAGATATATTCATGAAGCGATGGATAGAGCCAAGAAAACTATTGAACATACTTTTGGTGGAGTTTGGAGGCAATATGAGAAAGTGTTCAAAATTATTGATGCAAGGTGGACTCCAACTCCATCGGCCTTTGCATGCAGCAGGCCATATTTTGAACTCGGGTTTGTTATATACTACTTAGGAAAATGACATATGACATTTGAGAGTCAAAAGTATGGTCGGATTATCATAGGTGTGTTGAGAATATGAACCCCAGTATAACAAGATAAACTAGTCACCGAGCTTCCTATAAGTACAAAAATGCGGATGGGATTTTTGGTTGTGGTCTGGTTCAAAAAGCTAGAGACTCAAGGCCACCGGATAAGTGAGTTGGTTTAGTTCTTTATAACTTTATTTAAGTTAtttatacttattaacctttaaatttgtttttctaTAGATGATTGGTAGTCAAACTCCAACCTTGCAAAGTTTGCCATTCCATGAAAGTATTAAGTCTTAACTTGCAGCTCATCCGGATGTGAGCAAAATTGGAGTGTGTTTGAACACGTAAGAAGAAGATTTTATATCCTAATTTCTATATTAATTAATCCCTAATAGCTTATATGCAGATTCATTCCAAAAAGAGAAATAGGCTTGCGTTATCACGTCTCAACGATCTAGTGTACAATAGAACATTGAAACGTCAGATGCTCGTGTTGCAATTTCCTTGAATAATATTTGACGAGGCAAATGAATGGTTAGTTGGATGCTCCGAAGATGAACTAGTATGTGAGGGAGGTGATTTTGATCGGGGTATTGTTGCAATGGCAGTTAGAGGTGGTGAGAGTAGATCTATGGTTTTTTAAGGGGAGTTCTTCAAGGTCACTTAACAAGGGCAAAGGAATACACTACATCTACAAGTTCAAGTCAGACTCGAACCCTAATTAATGAAGATTTTCTAGATATTTGAAgtccaattaaatattttaagtttttgaaaatcttgaagaagaacctCAATGGCACTAATAAACAGATGCTTCCTTTTGCAATCAGCACAAGGAAACGGAAGGGGGGCATTTATCTGGAAGAAGCGCCTTATAATTCTTACATGGGTATGTTACTGTAGAAGTCCTTTTCTTTGGGGGAGCCTGAGGAATAATATCCGTTGAAATTTGATTTAAGACATCTTGGCACCAACTCTGCACTATTAATTGTCAAATTTGGCTAATGCCTAATGCAATAGTATGCTTCTCATCGGTCCCAATTTGTTCgacacaatttatttttttttgaaattggtaaCTATTTGTTTGATTCCAATTGATAAGATATATAGTTTTTCTGTATGACTGAGAAATTGGAGCCAACCCTTAGGACCAATTGCAGCCTTTGAAACTCGGGGATAATGGGCCTGGCCCTCTAATCTTATCCACTTAATACCAAATGCTTAGTTGGAATGCAGCAGAGCTCAAACCTGTGACCTAAGTCCCAAGTCCATCAACCCTTGCCACTTGAACGAAGCCCTGGGGGGTTTAAGATATCTAGTTTCTTAATGTTTTTTACTTGTCTGTGCTGGAGTCAGGCTTGAGATACTCTCCTACTATAGATTTAGAGTAAATCCCCTATAGAATTTATGTTATTGTATCCAATCAAAGATACAAAGCTGTACTTCCTAGATTTGAAAATAGGTTTTACAATTTTCTGTCCTATTTCCCGTCATACCTTCATCTAATTATCAAATTgtatataaatatcaacatagATTGCAGGTACTGATAAATTCATCAAAGTAATAGATTTTCTACGCCGTCAACTCCATAGGGAGACATTGGTACGCTCTAtatctttcttgaaattctaaaATACAGAAAAAAGATTTGCTCTCAATTGTTCAATTGTTGAAATTCTGAAGTACTGTGCATTAGAGTTGTGATTACTGATATAATCTTTCCTCTCTAGTTTGTGTATGTCAACAGTGCCTTCTCACCAAATCCAGATGAGTTGGTAATTGACCTATACAATGTAAGTTtcatgcttatgtaatttttgcatataattatttcaaaatgtatgCCCATTGCTGACCAAACATTTTACCTTCATTTGACAACCACTCTACTGGAAGATGGATATAGTGTtcttttctttaccttattttCTTTGACCGGAAGATGGATAGCGTTCCCTTTTTATCACCTGGCTTTATTTTTGTACAGGTGTTTTTAGGATGATTTCAGGATGGATGTCCTTTGGTGATCAGACATTTTACACTTTCATATgaagtttttgtttttgtaaCAAAACAATTGTTTTCTTTGTTCATAACACTTATGTGACCCCTTTCTTTCACAgcttacataattttttcttttagtgaCCATCTTGGAAGCTTCAAAAATCCAATTCATGTGACAACTTGATTTTTTCAGTATTTGGTATAAACTATAGTATGGACCAAACATCTTCGACCAACCTTCCACAATCTCTAGCCAGTCAAAGAGACCGACATATCTTCTTTTTGAATGCACTTAAATGCTGTATGCCTTGTGTTCTCTTTGCTATTTGAagtaaaacatattttaaacaaCTATGAGCTCTTGATGCATTTATGGACAATCAGTAGAAAATTATATCTTAGTTTTCCTATTTTTCCTCCTCTCCTCTCTCCTCCTTGCTTATGTCTGATCTCTATATTGGTAAATTGACTTGGAACTGCTTTTGTTGAGCTGGTCTAGTTACTAAACTTGATTAGCCTGTTATCTTTGTTTTCAGATCTTATTGTTGATGTATTATCTCTATTCTCTGTGTTGCAGAACTTTGGTTTTGATGGTAAGTTGGTGGTTAATTACGCATGCTCCATGGCATGGGGCTGAGAACTTCTGGTTCTTTGCTCTACATCGCTTCAAAGCTCCTCCATACCTGAGTAAATAGTTAGTGTGTAAGATAGAAACCTGGCATCAATGATTAGTCAGATTGTTCCTCTGTAGATTGTTCAATATATAACTACTGTATGATTCATACATTGATGCTTATATTGATTGTGCTTCAGTATTTTCCTTATAGATTACTGGTCTACCTTATCCATAAGGAAAGGCCTTTCTCTGTCTCATTTTTTCCCACCAGCTCTTAAAGTTTGGACTTCGATATCTGGCTGTAATATTGGTATGAAAAGTTTTGAGTCCTTTCAACTCTCACCCCATTGTCACCCTTCAATTCTGTAAAGTTAGCAATCCTTTGTATTCATTTGTGTATAGTTTCTAATTGTCTCCATCTTGCATCTTCATTTTGGGGTTCTATTGCTGCTCCATGTTCACATCTCCTCCGCCGAAGGTTTATACTTTTGTATCTTTCTTCTTTCGTAATTACAAGTCCCACAGAAGGGTACATGATAGTAAGGGTGTGCAAAAATCGAAAAAATGCTATTGGTTTATTGCTATTGGGTTAATGgggttttaatgattttatataaaaaaaattattgggttatgggtttggttttgattttttaatattaggTTATTGGGTAAATCGATTTAAGACTGTAGTAATTTACTACTTTATTCCTACACAAATATTAGTCTCAGTACCTTATTGGTTACCGCATTTGCTCTTTTAGTTTTCAATTCACACTTCATGAGTTCACAACTTCACATTATACAAAATGTCAAAATCTAATGTTAGAACCTTATTCCTCTTAATTCCTCTTTGTGTACCACTTGTATGGTTTTTTTCATGTTAATTATTactgtttttattttatgagcattctgTAAAGTTACATTAATGTCTTGACGCGTCAAATTGTTGGAGAAGtcgtatatttattttataagcatttttttattggtttaatcgaaaattgaagaccaaaatcgataaaaatatctttattggtttagcgtatttaaaaatcgaaaatcaataaattgaattgataatacataaaatcaaaTCGACCGATACACATCTACTGCTCCCATCCAAACTCCAGCTCTTTTGAAATCGATCCATTGAGAAATCGTGATGTTACATTGATTAGGTTGTAAAATCTTAACATATAGACCATAGAGTATTACATTATGTTAACCCCATGGAAACTCCTCGTGTTGCATTCTTCTTCTATATCCAACTATCAAGTATTGTGATAGAATGAATATgatcttttcatttttaatcagAGATTTCGTGTGCTAGGCTCCCTTGCATAATTTGAATCCAGTTATTTGGAGTCCCAAAGTAGATATTGAAAGCTACATTATGAGCCTATCCTCCATGGTAATGACACACATTAACTCTTTAAATCTATTTTAGAATTCCATTGCAGTAGGAATGACATTTATGTCAATGATGAGGCACTAGTGACCATATCTTGCACTGTTGAAAGCCTTTGTGGAAGGGCAGTTACTCTAGTCCACTTATTCCTGTTCCAATAGCTTGCCAATTCCCATGCATTTTAGCAAATTGAAGGCCATATTTATATGAcacacttttctttttaatccgTCTCAAAAAGAATATCACATCAACTTCCCAtaattgaaaatagtttaactttaaaattctcattttatttttagtaaaatgagaccataaacttcaaaaatctttctttcttaaattttgtgtcaagtcaaacggtaccacataaattgagacggagggagtattatttTTGGGTTTTCTAGTTGTCATTCTATCTTCTTTTAGACTTGTCACTTTCTCCAACCATGTGCCTTTAGGATCACTTAACTCAATGCACCCTTTGTCATATAAAACATGCAAGATTATGCAATGGTTATTCATTTATATCTTTTGGTAACTCTAATACTACTAATTACACGAGTGGAACTTAAATGGGACAATCCCAACTTGTTTGGAACTGAGGCCGGTGTAATTGTTGTGGATAATCTAATAGTAATTAcaacatttttatgataataccattgaagaaaaaaatgaggaaGATGGTATTTTGAAACTTGGAAATTTGAATTGGTTTACAAGTAGCAGTAggaaaatg
This Solanum dulcamara chromosome 1, daSolDulc1.2, whole genome shotgun sequence DNA region includes the following protein-coding sequences:
- the LOC129904182 gene encoding ubiquitin-like protein ATG12, encoding MASDSRKVIVHLRATGDAPILKQAKFKIAGTDKFIKVIDFLRRQLHRETLFVYVNSAFSPNPDELVIDLYNNFGFDGKLVVNYACSMAWG